Proteins co-encoded in one Arachis hypogaea cultivar Tifrunner chromosome 13, arahy.Tifrunner.gnm2.J5K5, whole genome shotgun sequence genomic window:
- the LOC112734086 gene encoding protein FAR1-RELATED SEQUENCE 5-like → MSGIFTDTEMNEQYQEDDDFNQQEELVSDQDMMDEQNEFEQDFIYEFTEGAFFSESDMSEDILEAAYAVDSVQDITTLKFSENFAEEIGKYHFSTLQLAFNFYMKYSKSKGFSARKSKTFKNSTGEIYKQKFVCHRQGFRMEKYYTMEKRQKEPRLETRTGCEVQMDVKFVPESGRWHIFYFSDEHNHDLLDTQFSAMLPTHRKMSEADIMQMMNMLKSEISTSQIFSLLASQAGRYEFVGYGPRDMYNEIAQQRRQIPGDAARVLKKLEDMRLKDPQLYFKACHDSRGLLRNLFWSDGISQLDYRLFGDVIAFDDTYKKNKYSCPLVIFSGINHHNQTIVFAAALIVDETTDTYI, encoded by the coding sequence ATGTCAGGTATATTTACGGACACTGAGATGAATGAGCAATACCAGGAGGACGATGACTTTAACCAACAAGAAGAGCTAGTAAGTGACCAAGATATGATGGATGAACAGAATGAATTCGAACAAGATTTCATATATGAATTTACTGAGGGAGCATTTTTTTCTGAATCTGATATGTCAGAAGATATCCTTGAAGCCGCTTATGCGGTTGACTCCGTGCAAGACATTACAACTTTGAAATTTAGTGAGAATTTTGCGGAGGAAATTGGCAAATACCACTTTTCTACTTTGCAGCttgcatttaatttttatatgaagTACTCAAAGTCGAAGGGCTTTAGTGCAAGGAAGAGCAAGACCTTCAAGAATAGTACTGGCGAGATTTACAAACAAAAGTTTGTATGTCATAGGCAAGGATTCAGGATGGAGAAATATTACACGATGGAAAAAAGGCAGAAGGAGCCTAGATTGGAAACAAGAACTGGATGTGAAgtccaaatggatgttaaatttgTACCAGAAAGTGGAAGGTGGCATATCTTTTATTTCTCTGATGAACACAACCATGATCTATTGGATACACAATTCAGTGCTATGTTGCCTACCCACAGAAAAATGTCAGAGGCAGATATTATGCAAATGATGAACATGCTAAAGTCAGAGATTAGCACCTCACAGATATTTAGTCTTCTAGCTAGTCAAGCAGGCAGGTACGAATTTGTTGGCTATGGTCCCAGAGATATGTACAATGAGATTGCTCAGCAAAGGCGTCAAATTCCTGGTGATGCAGCACGAGTGTTGAAGAAGTTGGAGGATATGCGGTTGAAGGATCCACAATTATATTTCAAGGCATGTCACGATTCAAGAGGTTTGTTACGTAATTTGTTCTGGTCTGATGGGATTAGCCAACTAGACTACCGACTCTTCGGGGATGTTATTGCTTTTGATGATACGTACAAGAAGAACAAGTATAGTTGTCCATTAGTCATATtcagcgggattaaccaccacaACCAAACAATTGTTTTTGCTGCTGCGTTAATTGTAGACGAAACTACTGATACATATATTTAG
- the LOC140177596 gene encoding protein FAR1-RELATED SEQUENCE 5-like codes for MYEEKHIWATAYLRGKFFAGFRTTSRCEGLHSVVGRYVGSWYDLTSFVEHFQRCVAHMRFKEFNADYESTRGMPVMQTCIELLERYAAELYTHEIFIFFQPFLPRAGSMQLLNIDNTDENCIKYIVCKHGRPDFMWTIDFRQEEMIFMCTCLRMESFGIPCEHIVKVLVDRDICEIPRSLVLDRWTKKVKSALNDPSGFTRDAVVISHQSTLVEFSKQLAAVTAKVPERYEETRDIIMGLYSSYKAADEGTNQPQSGVARISNPYMHQTTGGSGNHLRRRSGNVVVFVKWKDIKR; via the coding sequence ATGTACGAAGAGAAGCATATTTGGGCTACTGCATATCTAAGAGGAAAATTCTTTGCTGGCTTTAGAACTACATCAAGATGTGAAGGTTTACACTCAGTTGTGGGAAGGTATGTGGGGTCGTGGTATGATTTGACAAGTTTTGTAGAGCATTTTCAAAGGTGTGTTGCACACATGCGCTTTAAAGAATTTAATGCTGATTATGAATCTACACGTGGGATGCCCGTCATGCAAACTTGTATAGAGCTGCTAGAGAGATATGCTGCTGAGTTATACACTcatgagatatttattttctttcagcCATTTCTCCCTAGAGCTGGATCAATGCAGTTGCTAAACATAGATAATACCGATGAAAATTGCATAAAGTACATTGTGTGTAAGCATGGGAGGCCCGATTTTATGTGGACCATTGATTTTCGTCAAGAAGAAATGATCTTCATGTGTACCTGTTTAAGAATGGAGTCATTTGGTATTCCCTGCGAACATATTGTGAAAGTTCTGGTTGACAGAGACATCTGTGAGATTCCCCGGTCATTGGTATTGGATAGATGGACAAAAAAGGTTAAATCAGCACTCAATGATCCAAGTGGGTTCACCAGGGATGCTGTTGTTATTAGTCATCAAAGTACCTTGGTGGAATTTTCTAAACAATTGGCTGCTGTTACTGCTAAAGTACCAGAAAGATATGAAGAGACACGTGACATAATTATGGGATTGTACTCATCTTACAAGGCTGCAGACGAAGGCACTAATCAACCTCAGTCAGGTGTAGCTAGAATTAGCAATCCGTATATGCATCAAACCACTGGAGGCTCAGGCAACCATCTAAGAAGAAGAAGTGGCAACGTTGTAGTGTTTGTCAAATGGAAGGACATAAAAAGATAA